ATCTTGATAAGATCTGTGattatttgtgcattatgagtgtCTGGTGCTTGTTTAAAGCTCGCTTTTGGTTGTAGTTAGTATTGGATAGGAAGGTCATTTTGATTATGTGAGAAAAGATTTGACATGACGATTATATTATGGTCTAGTGGATTTTAATTAAGACTGAATTGATGGGTTAGTTTGTGGCTCGATAACATAGGTCGTAACTTAGAATTTTGGTAGCATTAGTTATTCTTCCTTCACTTTCttctttatgttcgaggacgaacatttTTTTAGTgctggataatgtaatgacccagaaggtcattttaagaaatttttatgtaattactACGTAGCCCCCTCTCGATAGTTGCTCCAAGTTATTTTTGATCAGTTTGTGGAGTTGGTTTGAGAAATTTTGATTATTCAATAATTATGGTTATTTAGTTAgtgatatttattaaataattatttttgttagtgGGTGGTTAATGAATCAAGTCCATAATTTATTTGATACCCTAAGTTTAAgctattcattaaaataattagtagGGTTTTTCACTTctaatatatgattaatttagaaaagaaaagtaaacaaaaaaaataagaaattaccGATGCAAAGCTCTTGGGCGGCCAACATAGGAATTGCACAATTCTTGTCCACATAAAAGTTCAATACATTAAAATGTGAATGTGTGAATATTCATAGACTATTATATAATAATCTATTATTATGGATGTGTGAGGGAAGAGAAAACCATGACTAAAATTGCTTAAGGAAAAACACGTGCTGTCGTCAATGGTATTGGGGAACATTAATGGCAATCATTGGCTAATGATTCCTAATGTTTAGAGAATTTAactacttattttatattatgtatgcATTATGTACATGTATATATGGAATAGATTTGGGTTATGTATTATATGCTATAGTAAATTACTAggcatattttttaatttcggTTATAAAAGTTTTCTCATGGTTATTACTTAAAATTCAAGGTTTTGACGTATTTAGATAAGAAATTAAATAGTATGTGTATTTTATTCTATAAATGCCAATTGACTTTTATATTTTGAGGAATTGATACATAATACTACACTTGAAATTGGGAAATATGAGAGTTGATATATTCATTGACATCAAGATTTAcgaatttgattataaattcgGCTGAGTTTTGAGTAAAAGTTAATCACATAGTAATATGAGTGCTACTAGTTGTGAAATCTTATTGTggtcatttatttgaatagcTTGCTTTGAGTTTGAAGTTCAAAGAAAGGGGAACGTTAAAATTCTGGAGTGAATTCTTGATAGATTGAGGAAAGTAGaattctaaacccttgttaataTGAAATTCATATATTTCCTTGTAATATGTATTTGGGAATACTGAAAATTGGTGATGTGTTGACTTGTCCATGTTGAGTAATTCTAATAATAGAAAAAGGGTGATAAAAAGGTAATGTGATGAATTGTTGTtatgtgatgttgagaatggtgaggaaggcttgttgaatcattgtgttgttgtgaattattaattataatgaaaataatcatcTCCTCAATATTtatgtgaacatgtcatttgcattgtttTTAGACATGGTTGTGACAATTGTTATGTGCTTTTAAGAAAGAATGAACAAtaaaagaggatgtaccatttcgataAAAATATCGCGCGCTGCGATTAATGCTATATTTAGAGTTACGTATCGTGCGCCACTGTAACATCTCGTAATTagaaataactaataataaattaacaaattaaaaataatcactcTCGGAAATAAAGGGGAAAATGTGGGAATATTTTCTAAGATTaagaagtgagttttggtcattttcaaacaaccATAAGTTCTAGATCAGGATGAGCTAGAGTTtgttcttgatatggttgaaaATCTCTTGTAGAGTTCTTTAAAACTCACGCTGAGTTTGCGCATTTTTAGTATCGTACGATGGAGATATGCCTATTGGAAGTTGGGCTGTTGAAGTGAGGAAAGTCCAATTACGGATTTAATTAATGGCAAACTAGTGTTTTTCCCCATCTAtttcttaattcattttaagggtttattaggtGTAAAAATAATCCTTAAATCTATTTGGAAAATCAATTTACACTTAGGGATtgggagaaaggagaagagaagaaggagaagggagaAAGATCAAGGTTTCGCCAAGAATGCCAGATTGTCGAGTTTGTAATAACTTGTGGATTTCATTGaggtgatccctaaaaaggtatgtggGTCTTCCATAACGTTGGGTTCGTGAACCCACATGCCAATCATGTTTTGATTCAACGTTATTTCATCctatattgatttgatttttttaacattCTTGAATGTGTTCTTGAATTGCATTCGTTCTTGGACATTAGTTGAGATTTAGGAGTTCGTTGATGATCTAGTTGTAGTTATTGAATTCATCGGGTTAGATCCTTGTATATATGATATGGGTACATGTATCTAaagtgaatttgagaaaaagaatCGAATTAAAACGATTTAAGGTAAGAAAATgagagaaatttttttgtagatttttGCCTAAGGAACAGGTAGCACGACGCGCACCAATAGCGCCAGGAGGACTGGGCGGCATGCCATCAGTGCTCCAgtcaaccttgaatccataacttcaaatttaaggaaatttAGAGCCAAGTCTCAAGTTCTTAGAGttctttcaagaagtcttttacaaatactttaaactttttttaagacATAAAGATCAGGTTAAGTACGGAATAAAAATAAGACTCAAAAGATGTTCATTTCATATTTTCACAAGTCTTTCACAAACGTGTTAACTTCGTTTAAGATTTAAGTTGAATTCAATTCAGAGTAAAGTGAAgtcttttgttaaaaaataatatatggggactatgtattcccaaagtagtattaaaatgttttcacatttaagggaattgaaactgagatttccaaggaGCCTTAGGactagttttcagaaaagaactatagctttctaaatgaagcaagaaGGGAAAttaagatttccaagatagccttttagctaagtatattttgagCACTAACCCCAACCACATaatcaatatgttttaaaaacataagagccagTATATTTTGGAAATTGTATTGGgcaccgatatgggggagagtttaGACAACTCATAgcctccataaaccatgtagccaacatgggtATAAGaggggtcatactttttagatgaacctttttcacaatagactagtggatccattaggcagttgcGGTCTTATACTTTTAGCCGGGTTTAGGATGCGTTGGCAATGTGAGGTAGATCGTTATAACATCACTATAgatcttaagtgatggttgtcagttagagaaaaTCCCACACaagttattctatttttttatgtatattcaGTTTACTTGTATctttacatacatctcagagttaattgtatccttgtatttttagagtttacaacatgtttaaagacaacttttctttatattgcacttgtttttgtattgcttaataTTGAAATGAGctagttattcatgagttgagcagagccaaggaAAGTGTTTCTTGTTAttccttttcaagcttaagttgttgtttagcattccaactcgcatactcgtacatttaatgtattGATTCCAGTTGGCCTTCATCTTATCATTGATGTAGACGCGGGTAATCAGGATCAGCACCATCCAGCGCTCCATTGATCCATCTGAGCACTCAGAGTCAGTGGTGATCCTTTTTTGCAGTCTGAAGGACACATTTATTGATTTTCAGTACTCTCATTATTAGGATATTGTGGGGTAtatcccaacatccatctcagttttAGAGGATTCATAAATAGATGGTCTAATATTAGTCTTTGAGTCAGTATTATTCCTTTTGTTCATACATGAGTTTCCAGCTTTTGGATAACTTCGAATGTTTCagctttataaatattttgagttataatattctttttagttaagttatgattattgtaTTACACTGAGTTAAGTAATCCAGGTCAAAGGTTCGCtcgaggccaacaatggtcatcGAGTACCAGCCACGTCTAGGGTGTATGCTTGGGgcttgacaaacttggtatcagagcaaagagttaaagagtcctagggagtctatgaagtcgtGTCTTTAGAGTCATAGTCATCGGTATGAAGCGCACTACATATATGTTTAGGAGGTTGCAGTATTTAAGaatttctcacttctttcatatttattttcatacatTAGAGTTTATCTGTGATAGTCTCTCTTTAATTTGTGCTTGCGCGTGTTTCAGATAACTATGCCTCCACGAAGAGAAGCTAGAGGTTGTCCAGCTAGGAGGAACGTTGAACCTCAGGAACAAGAGTTACCCAATGCACCCGAAGTGCAACCTCAAGGGAAAGTTACCAATGCTGAGTTTGTGAGGCTAGTAGGATGCCGAGTCAAGCTGTGACTAACCAGGTTGGTCAACAAAGAGGAACTCGATAAGAAGAGGCTGACACTTCGAGAATTCGAgaattcttgaggatgaatccccTATACTTCACTGGTTCGAGCACTACAGAGGATCTAGAGAACTTCACTAAGGAACTGAAAAAGGTGTTTGGGGTGATGCATGTTGCTGAAACTAAGAGAGTTCAGCTAGCtgcttatcaactcaaggatactGCTAGAACTTGGTCTGATCAGTGTAAAGAGGGTAGAGATGAAGGTGCACCACCTGCGAGTTTGGCTTATTTTGAGAAGGCTTTCTTGAGGCGTTTCTTTCCCCGACAACTAACAAAGTCCAAGGTACGTGAGTTACTCACACTTAAGTCGGATTATCTAAGTGTGCATGATTATGGGTTGAAATTCACCCAACTATCTCGTTATGTTCCAGAAATGGTTAAGCACATGATGAGTAGGTTGAGTTTGTTTGTTGATGGATTGGGTCTCTCTTCAAGCAAACAACACTACTTACTGAGGACATGGACATTTCAAGGTTGATGATCTATGTGCAGCAGGTAGAGGAGGAAAATCTAAGAGACAAAGAAGAGTTCAAGAACAAGAGAGCTAAGATAGAGAATGAGTCCAGGCAGCAAAAGAATAATGCGAATCGGTCATCCTTCCAATAGAAACAAAAAGGTCCTGCTCTATCATCTGCTACTGCACCTGCACCAAAGAACACGGGTGAGTACTATGGTCAAAATTCCAGCTAAGTTGGCGTATTCACAGGGTAGTGTGGCACAAGGGGGTTGTAAGCCTCTTGCCTGCGCCAAGTGTGGTAGGAACCACTCTGGTGTTTGCCGTGAGGGCTCCACtggttgtttcaagtgtggtCATACCGGGCATTTCACGAAGGAGTGCCCAAAGAAAAAGCAAGGTAGTGGTAATGGGGGCATTAGAGCCCAATCTTCATCAATTGCTCCATTAGACAGGGCTTCACATAGGGGAGATACTTCCGGTACTGGCAGGGGACCAAATTGCTTATATGCTCACAAAAATCGCCAAGAGCATGAGAATATGCAAGATGTTGTCACTGGTATGATCCAAGTCTTTGACTTTACTATTTATATATTGCTAGATCCAGGAgagagtttatcttttgtaacttctTATGTTGCTATAAACTTTGATATTAGTCTTGAGCAACTTAGTAAACCATTCAGTGTTTCCACACATGTTGGTGAATCCATCCTATCAgaaagagtctatcgtgattgtcctATTTTCTTCAATAACAGGATTACCACGACTTCCTTaattgagttagacatggtagaatttgatgtcattcttggtatggattggatttatgcatgttatgcctcagttgatTTTAGAACTCAAGTAGTCAAGTTTCACTTTCCAGATGAGCCAGTTTAACGTAGAAAAGCAGTTCAACAGTGCCTAAAGGTcgtttcatttcataccttaaggcgaggaagttagtttctaaggggtgtgtctatcacttagttcaagttaatgactcaagtgttgaggtacctCCTATTCAGTTAGTTCCagtagtaaaagagtttccTGAAGTATTTCCAGATGATCTTCCTGGAATCTCTCTTGAGAGAGAGATATAGATTTCGCATAGATATTCTATATCTATTCTgccatatagaatggcaccaatACAGTTGAAAGAGTTAAAAGAGTAGTTCAAAGACCTTTTATAGAaaggatttatttgatcaagTGTTTTACCTTGGGGCGTTCTGGTATTATTTATGAGAAAtaaagatggttcccttaggatgtgtatatcTATTCTgccatatagaatggcaccaatACAGTTGAAAGAGTTAAAAGAGTAGTTCAAAGACCTTTTATAGAaaggatttatttgatcaagTGTTTTACCTTGGGGCGTTCTGGTATTATTTATGAGAAAtaaagatggttcccttaggatgtgtattgattacctcCAATTGAAaaaggttaccatcaagaatagATATCCTCTTCCAAGAATTGATAATCTTTTTGACTAGCTTTAAGGTGCTTCCcgcttctcaaaaattgatttcaagTCAGGCTACCATCAGTTGAAATTTAGGGagtgtgatattccaaagacaataTTTAGAACCAGATATGAACATTATGAAATTTTGGTCATGTCATTTCGTTTAACTAATACACCAGCAACATTCATGGATTTTATGAACATAGTCTTCAAGcattatttagatatgtttgttatcgtcttcattgatgacatactaatccaTTCAAGGTTTGCaaaagatcatgctagtcatctcAGTATAGTCCTTTAGACTTTGAAATATAAGAAATTGTATGGCAAGTTCTCAAACTTTGAGTTTTGGCTTGAGTCTATGACATTCTTAGCTACATAGTTTCTGGTGATGGAATTAGAGTGgatacccaaaagatagaagcagttcagagttggcctaggCCCACATCCCCAACCGATATAatgagtttcttgggttttgatggctactatagaaggtttgttgagggttttTCATCTATAATATCTCCTTTGACTAAGTTGACTCATAAGACAGTTAAATTTCAATGGTCTGACATGAGAAAATctttcaggaattgaaaaagaagtTGACTATTGCCCCGATTTTGACCTTATCATAAGGGACAAAAGTTTTTATGgtgtattatgatgcatctagagttagGTTCGGCTGTGTGTTAATGCAGAATGACTTGGAGTTTGTTTTTGTGGTATTCGCCTTGAAGATATGACATCACTACTTGTACGGCgttcatgtttatatattcactgatcataagagcctacaatatgtgttcacctagaAGAAGCTCAATCTCAGATAgaggaggtggttagaattactcaaggattatgacatgagtattcatTACCACCCAGGTAATGCTAATCTAGTTGTTGATGCCTTAATAAGGTTGTCTATGGTAGTACCACCCATctagaagaagaggagaaagaaaTAGCAAAAGATgaagatgtgcatagacttgcaCGCCTCAAAGTCAGAATTATGGATTCCACAGAAGGAGGGATAGTGGTGAACAATGAGGCTGAGTCATCATTAGTGTAACAAGACCCcattttgcttgatttgaaggcaaatgttcataagcaaagagtattggcttttgaacaagggggaggtGGTGTGATAAAGTATCAAGGTAGAGTGTGTACCTAGGGTGGATGGAATTCAAGAGAGGATCATTGAGGAATCTAATAGCTtgagatattccattcatctgggTTCCACAAATATGTACCGcgatttgagagaggtatatttGTAGGAAGGTATAAATAAGGGCATTCCTGagtttgttgcccaatgcccaaattgccaacaagtgataGTAGAACACCAAAGGACTAGAGGTTCGactcagaatatagaacttccTAAATGGacgtgggagatgattaatatgtaCTTCATCACAAGGTTTCCTAGGTTTCGCAGGCAGCATGATtgaatttgggtgattgttCACAGAATGACAAAATTAGCCTTCTTGCCAGTCCCAGTTTCGATCATTTTAGATAGAGGTGCCCAATTTACTACTTAGTTCTTGAAGTCTTTCTAGAAAGGTTtaggttcaaaggtgaacttaagtactgcttttcatcctcatAAGGATGGGCAAGTGGAGCGTACTATCCAGACCATAGAATACATGTTGAGGTCTTGCGCTattgatttcaaagggaatTGACATGACCATCTGCCTCTCATTGAATTCTCCTACAACGACAGTAACCATTGAATAATCaaaatggctccatatgaagcttTTTATGGTAGAAGATGCAGATCTTTTATTGGGTGGTTCGAAGTTGGTGAACAAAGGTTGATAGGACATGATTTAATTCACAACATGGAGAAGGTGGAGGTGATTCAAGAGATTGAAAATTCAGAGAGTCTCCCAAAGTCCTATTCATATTTTAGGAGAAAGTCGTTGGTGTTTGAAGTGGATGATTGGGCAGATGGAAAGtgtcacccatgaagggtgttatgaggtatgttaagaaggggaaacttaatATTtggtatattggaccttataaaATATCCAAGAGAGTTGGAAATATAGCTTATGAGTTGGAACTACCACAAGAATTAGCAgcggttcatccggtatttcatgtctccatgttgaagaagtgcatgggcGATCTTTCATTGATTGTATCAATAGAAaatgttgggattaaggataTCTTGTCCTATGAAGAGATTCCAATCCAgattttagatcgccaagttcgcaagttgagaacaaaggaCGTTGCGtcagtcaaggtcctttggaggaatcaatttgttgaagaagggACTTGGCAAGCTGAAGAGGATACGAAGAAGATATATCTACATCTCTTTGAAGACGGAGGGAATACAAATCAAGGTACTAATCCTCTTCTTGGTACTTTACAATCTATGAGTAAGCATGTTATTACTTGTTTTTGATTTAGAGTATTAAAATTTGAGGTTACTATccttagcttagtgaaagaaaTCTCATCCGAGGAAAAATGTTCCCGAGATGGacatattgtaacatctcgtcacttgaaataactgaaaaataaaaaaaatcacttttggaaagaaagggaaattttggaaaaattttctaagtttaggaagtgagttttggtcattttaaaaTGGACATAACTTCTAGATCATGATGAGTTAaaggtagttcttgatatgtATGGAACTTCCTTGGAGATATCTTTCCAATGCCGAGTTTGCGCATTTTCAATATCGTATGAGGGATATATGCCTATCAAAAGCTGGGATGTTGAAGTGAGAAAAGTCCAATTTCGGATTTAAGTAAGGGcaactagtcttttcacccatATATTTCCTACTtcattttaagggtttattaggggtaaaaatAAGCCTTAAGTCAGTTTGGAAAATCAAtttacgcttagggcttgggagaaaagagaagagaagaaggagaagggagTAAGATCAAGGGTTCGCCAAGAACGCCAAGATCGTCGAGTTCGTATTATCTTTTGGATTTCATTGGGTTTGATCCCTAAAATTGTATGTGAGTCTTCCAAATGttgggttcgttcacccacGTGCCAATCATGTTTGATTCAGTGTAATTTCATCCtacaaagatttgatttttgaatgtTCTTGAATTACTTTCGTTATTGGACATGAGTTGAGATTTAGGAGTTCTTTTATGATCTAGGTGTTGTTATTGAATTCATTGGGTTAGATCCTTAATATATGATGTGGATAGACGAATCTAAtatgaatttgagaaaaagaatAACATTAAAACGATTTAAGATAAGAAAACGAGAGGAAACATTTGGCAGATTTTTGACTGAGGAACAGGTAGCACGACGTGCCTCCATAGCACCAGAAAGGATGGGGTCGCACACCAACAGTGCTCCAGAATGGTGCCTCATTCAAGTGAGGCTGGTGCGGTGCGTCCCCGACGCGCCCGATAAATCGTTTTCACTTAGTTTTCATTATTCTGTTCGTTTATGTTTTGCTAAAGTGTTTTAACACGTCCTattgattctaactactctacTTCCAAACATATATAGATCATCCAGAAACATGAATTACAACTTTTAATCCATAACTaataattcaaggaaagtttagAGTCATGTTTAGAAAGTTCTTAGAGttctttcaagaagtcttttacatatactttaaacttgttttaagacttaaaagaTGAGGTTGAATAAGGAGTAAAgataagaataagaagaagtttatttcatattttcacaAGTCTTTCACAAACGTGTTAACTTCGTTTATGACTTGAGTTGAATTCAGTTCAGAGTAAAGTGAAGTCTTTTGTTCAAAAATAGTTAACTTCGTTTATGACTTGAGTTGAATTCAGTTCAGAGTAAAGTGAAGTCTTTTGTTCAAAAtagtatatggggactaagaATTCCCAAAGTAgtattaaaatgttttcacatttaagggaatggaaactgagatttccaaggaGCCTTAGGactagttttcagaaaagaacTATAACTTTCAAAATCAAGtagggaaactaagatttccaagatagcctttgCGCTAAGTATATTTTGAACACTAATTTAAAACCACAGaatcagtatgttttaaaaacataagagcaCACAagccccataaaccatgtagccatcatgggtaaaAGAGAggtcatattttttagatgaacccttttcacagTAGACTAGTGAATCCATTAGGAAGTCAGATCTTAGACCTTTGGTCGGGTATAGGATGCAATGGAAATGTGAGGTAGATCATTTATCACTATAACTTTTAAGTGATGATTGTTGGTTAGAGAAATTCCCATAAAAGTTATTGTGttttttgtatatgttattTAACATGTATCTTTAAATACATCTATGTGTTAATTGTATCCTTGTATATATTTAGAGTTTACAACATGTTTTTagacaacttttctttatattgcacttatttttaaattggtttatattgaaatgagttagaTATTCATAAGTTGAGCAgcgccaaggtaagtgttccttcttacgCCTTATCAAGCTTAAGTttttgtttagcattccaactcgcatactcgtacatttaatgtattaatgtcagttggcctgcatcgtatcatgatgAAGACACAGGTATTCAGGATCAGCACCATCAAGCGCTCCGTTGGTCCAACTAAGCACTcggagtcagtggtgagcctccttgcgtTCTGGAGGACACATTTATTGATTTTCAGTACTTCGattattaggatgttgtggaggtatgtcccaacatccatctcattTTTAGAGGCATTATAGATAGACAATCTAATGTTAgtgttttgattcttttttgtATTATTCCTTTTGTTAATACCAAAATTGCCAACTTTTGGATAAGTTTGGATGTTTCAACTTTATAAACGTTCCTAGTTATGATATACTTTTCAATTTAGATAGGATTAttgtcttccgctgagttaagtaagctagGTCAAGGGTTCGCTCGAGGTCAGCAATGATCATCGAGTGTCGAACATGTtcagggtgtaggctcagggTGTGATAGctgcgatggttactattatcgagagTCATATCGCATGTCGGATGCTTAATATTATCGAGGGTAGTAGcacaccttgatggatgcataGGCAAATATGTCCCCATGGGTGCCGGACTAAGAGACACttggtgtgtatcactaggtcagacatgcatcactatacttgacaatTCATTTTATCGCATTgcaaatttttatcttttataaactCAATCTTGTGTGTTGTTGATATTATGAGTGCCTTATTGTGGAAGTTGTGAGTGATGAATAACGAGCTTGTTGATGAGGATATTTAATTGTTAGAGAGTTGTTGAGGTGTGTGCTTTGTAAATTGTGATCTAATAGGTTGGGCTAGTTTTGTGCATGTTGTAGTTGTGAAggttgtgattgatgaatatcGAGCTTGTTGTAGAGAATATATGCTTGTTAGAATGTTGTTATTGAGATATGTGCTTGTAAATTGTgaactgttaggttgggttgactTTATGCAGGTTttagttgtggaggtttggttgggATGTAAGGAGTACCCTATTCGATTCCTTTAGCTTGTGTGTAGAgttttacttgctgagtaccatgtggtttggtactcaccccttgcttttAGAATTTTTCGTAGGTTACTAGCCTGACCTTTATggtatattctcttcttttttgatgcttcttggagatttgtgaggtagttgatTGTTATATCAGCAGACCTTCTTACTCATGTTTATGATCTAGTTCTcctctagaaacaatatcatatgagacttatattttcttttgattcataTGTAATACTTTAGATGCTTTTACACGTGAAAACCAGATTTTGGGGGTATTTTTtgagtttattataaaatttcagcATTTTATTGCAATGGTTGAATTTTAGGTTAACTTGTCTTGAGAGAGAAGGACATATTTTTCGAGCTATAGGTATGGTATGATGAATACAATATTGTCGAGTCACTCAATGTTCTTTTGATAGACGAGAGAGAGATAGTACCTCGCGTCACTTACATTTTATTCAACTGTTAAcagatttaaaaaattgttcagCATGCGGATGACcttaattcaaaatataataaaacggTATCGGCTGCTAAAGGatcacaagaaaaaaattataaagggTTATTCCTTGTATATGAAGAACATAGCTGGGGAGACAATCAATTAATCGTGTTCGGCACAGTTTCTACTTCCAATGCAAACCTACTAAAAAAGTCATGTTTTTTTGCTGGGAAATGACTTGATCAAGATATCGTGCGCTTATATGATGGATGTTTTGCGATTGAAGAATGATTATGAGTATGGTATGGCCCTTTATATAAGTTGAAGCATACCTTCTTGCATACTCTGAATATATTAACGTTGTCCCTCTCGAGATGGAATCGTGTGTGCCACAAGAATGGCTAAACATGAAGATTCTTCCACCCCATGTCATACTAAGCTCGgaaggaagaaaagaaaatgtgtcAAGGCTGTTGGTGACCTTtgaagaggaagaggaggaacaaatatttattttgcaaGAAATATGGACACAAGAAAATTACATGTATGAACAACATTAGATCTTAGATAGGTTTATAGTAACTCTGTTTTTGTAATCAAGCTACTGTTTATTTTGGACCCCAACATGTTGGTTAGTTTAATCTCTGTTATTGTCGAGATTACTCATGATCTCGTATAGATCAATCAAAGGATGACATACACTTGTACACTATCTATGGATGTTTATTATTGAGTCCACTCGTTGTGTATTAAGGTGTGtattattaatacataaaaatgaatGATATTTGTAACATAATGATTTTAACGCATGTATTAAAATGCAATTGTCCTcaaactatatttttaaaaatatttctttcactAAAAATTGTGAAGGACATCATGCATGCAATTTTTAACGATCCAAATTCAATAACGCATAATAAATAATCTATGTATAACTAAACAATAGACTTGACTTGTATATATGTTAGCCATATAAACTTGGGCCCGTGTAACTGAGATGGCTCTTAGGTACCACACATGTATGTCACGTTTTAACCATGAAACtggtaatatatataaaagatgatttttaatTCAACTGATAATTGTTAAAATGGTATTTAAATGTCCTAGTTAAAGTGATAACATAAGTTTTGTTATCAAATcttaaaaaatttgatgtattcttttaatgaaattgtgaataaaaattttcttttaaattctaATAGAAGTTATTcaga
The DNA window shown above is from Solanum lycopersicum chromosome 11, SLM_r2.1 and carries:
- the LOC101260689 gene encoding uncharacterized protein, with protein sequence MVKIPAKLAYSQGSVAQGGCKPLACAKCGRNHSGVCREGSTGCFKCGHTGHFTKECPKKKQGSGNGGIRAQSSSIAPLDRASHRGDTSGTGRGPNCLYAHKNRQEHENMQDVVTGMIQVFDFTIYILLDPGESLSFVTSYVAINFDISLEQLSKPFSVSTHVGESILSERVYRDCPIFFNNRITTTSLIELDMVEFDVILGMDWIYACYASVDFRTQVVKFHFPDEPV